DNA from Streptomyces sp. NBC_01260:
CTGGTGCTTCTTACACCGCGTCGGGGTCGCTTCGTTGTGGGCACCGTAAGCAACCGTCACGGCGCGCCGCAAGTCGATCACTATTAGTCATACTTGCTGGCCGTGACGGGTCGGGGAGGGGGGTGGGGTTTCCCCAACCCCCCTTGTCAGTGGGCCGGTTAAAAGAGACGGCTCGAATCCCGACCCTCGAATCCCGACCCTCGAACCTCGAAGCTCAAGCGTCGGGCCGGGCCCCGTTCACGTACCCACGAACGAGTGCCGGGACGGCTCCCGGGTCCCGGGTCTTGGGTCTCGGGTCCCGGATCTCAAGGGCCGAGGGCCGCAGGGGGGGAGGGTGCGGAAGCCGCGATTCCCGTTGCACGGCGGATGAGTCTGTTTGACCATGGCTGCCGAGGACCGCCCGCCCCGTGGCGGCCGCCGTGGACGAAAGGCCCTCCGTGCGCAAGCTCGTGTACTTCATCGCCTCCACCCTGGACGGCTTCATAGCCGGTCCGGACGGCGCCGACCCCACCGGGCCGGACGGATTCTGGCCGATCCCGGAGGACTACATCGGGCACCTGATCGCCGAGTACCCGGAGACCCTGCCCGGCCCCGCCCGTGCCGCGCTGTCCATCTCGGCGGCGGGCACGCACTTCGACACCGTCCTCGAAGGACGCAGGTCCTACGAGATCGGCCTCAAGGCCGGAGTGACCGACGCCTACCCGCATCTGCGGCACATCGTGTTCTCCCGGACGCTGGGCGAGAGCCCGGACCCCGCGGTGGAGGTCGTGGCCGACGACCCGGTGGCGCGGGTCAGGGAGCTGAAGCAGGAGGAGGGCAAGGACATCTGGCTGGTCGGCGGCGGGGAGCTGGCGAGCGCCCTGTACTCCGAGATCGACACAATGATCGTCAAGCTGAGCCCGGTGACCATCGGCGCCGGTATCCCGCTCTTCTCCGACAAGGCCACGTTCAACCCGCTGAGCTGGGCGCTCACTGATCACAAGGTCCTGGACAGCGGGGCGATGTTCCTGACGTACGACTGCGCCACCACGATCGTCACCCTCTCGGTCACCGACTGACCGAACGGCCCGCCCGGGTGGTCCCGCCTGCCGATCCCCTCGTCTGCCGGCCCCGTCAACCGGTCCCCTCGGCCGGTCCCGCCTGCCGACCCCGTCTGTCGATCCCGTCCAGGAACCCGGAGATCAGGGCGTGCAGAGCCCCGGCCCGCTCCAGGTGCAGGTCGTGGCCGGTTCCGGGGAGGCTGACGGCCGCGCCCCAGTCCCGGCAGACGAGTCGGACACCGTCCCGCACCACGGTGCGCTCGGACCAGGACATACGGGCCTCCAGGAAAAACAGGTCATCATCGGGCCCGGCGCTGAGCCTCAGGCCTGCGTGTCACCCAGGGCGGCGAGCCCGCTGCGGACGGCCGCGGCCGACACGTCGAGCTGCTCCCGCTCGTGCACGCGCCAGTCGGAGTGAATGCGAAACGGATCGCCTGCGAAGCGGGGGATGACATGCAGGTGCACATGGAAGACTTCTTGGAACGCCGCTTCGCCGTCCGCGAGAAGGAGGTTGACACCCTCGCACCGCAGGCCCGATCGGCGCATGGCCCGCCCGAGCCGGTGCGCGACCTTCCAGACCTGGACGCCGACGTCCGGCTGAAGGTCCTCCAGCCCTGACGCGTGGGCCTTGGGAACGACCAGCAGGTGACCCGGGTTCACGGGCCGGAGATCCATGAAGGCGAGCACTGACTCGTCCTCGTGGACAACGCTGGCATCCGTCCGGCCGCGCACGATCGAGCAGAAGACGCATCCGTCGTCCGTCACAAGGGTTCCTCCCACTCCATGCTCCGAGAA
Protein-coding regions in this window:
- a CDS encoding dihydrofolate reductase family protein, translated to MRKLVYFIASTLDGFIAGPDGADPTGPDGFWPIPEDYIGHLIAEYPETLPGPARAALSISAAGTHFDTVLEGRRSYEIGLKAGVTDAYPHLRHIVFSRTLGESPDPAVEVVADDPVARVRELKQEEGKDIWLVGGGELASALYSEIDTMIVKLSPVTIGAGIPLFSDKATFNPLSWALTDHKVLDSGAMFLTYDCATTIVTLSVTD
- a CDS encoding HIT family protein codes for the protein MTDDGCVFCSIVRGRTDASVVHEDESVLAFMDLRPVNPGHLLVVPKAHASGLEDLQPDVGVQVWKVAHRLGRAMRRSGLRCEGVNLLLADGEAAFQEVFHVHLHVIPRFAGDPFRIHSDWRVHEREQLDVSAAAVRSGLAALGDTQA